In Dyadobacter subterraneus, a single genomic region encodes these proteins:
- a CDS encoding DUF421 domain-containing protein: MDKITPFDINRMLFGDAPPEFLLEVFFRGLALYLFMLLVVRLLGKRMAGELTVMEMVLMITLGGSIAVAMQVPEGGLLMGFVVLTCAFSYERTIAWLTVKSKKFEKISQGQGIILVKDGVLQIQNMKDTNITGQQIFANLRAKKIHQLGKVQRLYLEASGTLSIYKSEEKRPGLSIFPENDEQIIKLQKQVDGTMACNNCGFIISDFNNQSCAECGHSHWVQAIL; encoded by the coding sequence ATGGATAAAATAACACCTTTTGATATTAACCGGATGCTTTTCGGTGATGCTCCTCCTGAGTTTTTGCTGGAAGTGTTTTTTCGCGGATTAGCACTTTATCTGTTTATGCTATTGGTGGTAAGGCTGCTGGGAAAACGAATGGCAGGCGAGCTTACAGTCATGGAAATGGTTTTAATGATAACCCTCGGAGGGTCAATAGCGGTAGCAATGCAGGTACCGGAAGGAGGTTTGCTGATGGGTTTTGTGGTTTTGACATGCGCCTTTTCATATGAACGAACAATCGCCTGGTTAACGGTAAAGAGCAAAAAGTTTGAAAAAATAAGTCAGGGCCAGGGTATTATTTTGGTAAAAGACGGCGTGCTTCAAATCCAGAATATGAAGGACACCAATATTACCGGTCAGCAGATATTTGCTAATCTAAGAGCCAAAAAAATTCATCAATTAGGAAAAGTTCAGCGACTTTATCTTGAAGCCAGCGGAACATTAAGTATTTATAAATCAGAAGAAAAACGTCCGGGCCTATCCATTTTTCCAGAAAATGATGAGCAAATCATAAAGCTGCAAAAGCAGGTTGATGGCACAATGGCTTGTAATAACTGCGGTTTTATAATTTCAGATTTCAATAATCAATCCTGTGCAGAATGCGGTCATAGCCACTGGGTCCAGGCCATTTTATAA
- a CDS encoding DUF421 domain-containing protein — MKKEDIHIGDWDRILFGEGPPAYLLEVVVRVALVYLLIFISIRFMGKRLIAEMARADLVARVSLAAAVGLAIQRPGRGILVSAVIVMVIIFVGRLLAVLVFKNRHFESAFQGKYSTLVNDGVIDIKLINKLLITKERLFAALREENIRHLGQVQRFYMEADGKFSLVSQENPAPGLSIIPEWDPGLRESQQKSDTQLCSTCGTLQTTNPIVCIHCGNNHWEPAIYLPKKVD, encoded by the coding sequence ATGAAAAAAGAAGATATACATATTGGTGACTGGGACAGGATCTTGTTTGGAGAAGGTCCGCCTGCTTACCTTTTAGAAGTAGTTGTCAGAGTGGCGCTGGTTTATCTCCTGATATTTATATCCATCCGTTTCATGGGAAAACGGCTCATTGCTGAAATGGCAAGAGCCGATTTGGTCGCACGGGTATCGCTTGCTGCCGCTGTCGGGCTGGCGATTCAACGCCCAGGTCGTGGAATATTGGTCTCAGCCGTCATTGTTATGGTTATTATTTTCGTGGGACGACTATTGGCTGTTTTGGTATTTAAAAACAGGCATTTTGAAAGTGCATTTCAAGGAAAATATTCAACCCTCGTTAATGACGGGGTAATTGATATCAAGCTCATCAATAAATTACTAATAACAAAAGAGAGGCTTTTCGCAGCATTAAGAGAAGAAAACATACGGCATCTCGGGCAGGTTCAGCGTTTTTACATGGAAGCGGATGGAAAGTTTTCGCTTGTTAGCCAGGAAAATCCTGCACCCGGATTATCAATAATTCCTGAATGGGATCCCGGGCTTCGTGAAAGTCAACAGAAATCAGATACCCAGCTTTGTTCAACCTGTGGAACTTTACAAACGACCAACCCGATTGTTTGTATACATTGTGGAAATAATCACTGGGAACCCGCCATTTATTTACCAAAAAAGGTTGATTAA
- a CDS encoding KUP/HAK/KT family potassium transporter, which produces MSSLKHSDRASAAGLLVALGIIYGDIGTSPLYAMQAIIGKERISLDVVYGSVSLIFWTLTLQTTLKYVILILRADNNGEGGILALYALVRRNAKWLTIPAIIGASTLLADGIITPPISVSSAVEGLRILYPNIETIPIVIGILTLLFIIQVFGTTIVGRAFGPVMMIWFLMLLVLGLSQVIYHPEIFKAFNPYYGYQLLSNHPGGFWLLGSVFLCTTGAEALYSDLGHCGRGNIRISWIYVKSCLVINYFGQGAWLALHNGELLNGRKPFYEIMPDWFLLPGICIATMATIIASQALISGSFTLISEAIRLNLWPKVRLVYPSDQKGQLYVPSVNWLLWAGCIGIVLYFQESSNMEAAYGLAITLTMIMTTLLMSFYLYVHKINKLWIAAFMIVYLAIEGSFLAANLLKFTHGGWVSLLLAVIIADIMAMWLKANSIKLRLTEFVNLDEHIPALRELSNDISIPKYSTHLIFMSNAAGENEIESKIIYSIFQKRPKRADIFWFVHVETTDEPYTMDYHVNIMAEDDVIKITFRLGFRVEQRINLFLRKVVQDMVLNKEVDITSRYESLNRQNIMGDFRFVVLERYLSVENDLPWYEEFVMNFYFAIKNITNSEDKWFGLDSSSVKVEKVPLVIRSNVKIKMKRVYS; this is translated from the coding sequence ATGAGTTCTCTTAAACATAGCGACAGGGCTTCGGCTGCCGGTCTTTTGGTTGCACTCGGAATTATTTATGGGGATATCGGAACTTCTCCTCTGTATGCAATGCAGGCCATTATTGGTAAAGAGCGGATTTCTCTGGATGTGGTCTACGGATCGGTATCACTGATTTTCTGGACGTTAACGCTGCAAACAACTTTGAAATATGTGATTTTGATTTTGCGAGCGGATAATAACGGGGAAGGAGGGATTCTGGCTCTTTATGCACTGGTAAGGAGAAATGCAAAATGGCTTACAATTCCAGCGATCATCGGTGCCAGTACTTTGTTGGCCGATGGTATTATAACCCCGCCAATTTCAGTGTCTTCCGCAGTGGAAGGATTGAGAATTTTATATCCCAATATTGAAACGATACCGATTGTAATCGGAATTCTGACCCTTCTTTTTATTATTCAGGTTTTCGGGACTACCATTGTTGGACGTGCTTTTGGACCGGTGATGATGATCTGGTTTTTGATGCTGCTGGTTTTGGGACTATCTCAGGTGATTTATCATCCGGAAATCTTCAAGGCATTTAATCCGTACTATGGCTATCAGTTACTGTCTAATCACCCCGGTGGATTCTGGTTGTTAGGCTCTGTATTTCTTTGTACAACAGGGGCTGAGGCACTTTATTCTGACCTTGGACATTGCGGGAGAGGAAATATACGCATAAGCTGGATTTATGTAAAAAGCTGTCTGGTAATTAATTATTTCGGACAGGGAGCGTGGCTTGCACTTCATAACGGAGAGCTTTTAAACGGACGTAAACCATTTTATGAAATCATGCCCGACTGGTTTTTGCTGCCAGGAATTTGTATTGCTACCATGGCTACAATTATCGCTAGCCAGGCACTGATAAGTGGTTCTTTCACACTTATTTCGGAAGCAATACGTCTTAATTTATGGCCAAAAGTTCGTCTTGTTTATCCAAGTGATCAAAAAGGACAGCTATATGTGCCGAGTGTAAACTGGCTTTTATGGGCTGGCTGTATTGGTATTGTGCTGTATTTTCAGGAATCATCTAATATGGAAGCGGCATACGGGCTTGCGATCACGCTAACGATGATAATGACGACTTTGCTGATGTCGTTTTATTTATATGTTCACAAAATTAATAAATTGTGGATTGCGGCTTTTATGATTGTTTATCTGGCCATTGAAGGTTCTTTCCTTGCAGCCAATCTTTTGAAATTTACACATGGAGGCTGGGTTTCGCTGCTTTTGGCAGTCATTATAGCTGATATTATGGCCATGTGGCTCAAAGCAAATTCTATCAAACTTCGCCTTACAGAATTTGTAAATCTGGATGAGCACATTCCCGCGCTTAGAGAACTGAGCAATGATATAAGCATTCCAAAATATTCTACACATTTGATATTCATGTCAAATGCAGCGGGAGAAAATGAGATTGAAAGCAAAATTATTTATTCAATATTTCAAAAGAGGCCCAAGCGTGCTGATATTTTTTGGTTTGTCCATGTTGAAACAACGGATGAACCTTACACAATGGATTATCACGTTAATATCATGGCCGAGGATGATGTAATCAAAATCACTTTCCGGCTTGGGTTCAGGGTTGAGCAGCGTATAAATCTTTTTCTTAGAAAAGTGGTTCAGGATATGGTACTTAATAAGGAAGTGGATATTACCAGCCGTTACGAATCATTGAACCGTCAGAATATCATGGGTGATTTTCGTTTCGTTGTGCTGGAACGCTACCTTTCGGTGGAAAATGATCTTCCCTGGTATGAGGAATTTGTCATGAACTTTTACTTTGCCATCAAAAATATTACCAACTCGGAAGATAAATGGTTTGGTCTGGATAGCAGTTCAGTGAAGGTTGAAAAAGTGCCTTTGGTGATCAGAAGTAATGTTAAGATCAAGATGAAACGGGTTTACAGCTAA
- a CDS encoding DsbA family protein, which yields MSNQLKPAVGSQDHVQGPAEAAIEIVEYGDYQCPHCGSAYPVIKEIQKKFRQEVRFVYRNFPLAESHEFAMPAAVASEAAALQDKFWEMHDIIFENQDSLSNEGLFKMATEAGLDIEKFKEDIQKEELEQKVESDFESGIRSGVNGTPSFFVNGTKFDGDAQDLLDMLTENSTVK from the coding sequence ATGTCAAATCAATTAAAACCTGCGGTCGGCAGTCAGGATCATGTTCAGGGTCCGGCTGAGGCTGCCATAGAAATTGTTGAATACGGTGATTACCAGTGTCCGCATTGCGGCTCGGCTTATCCAGTTATAAAAGAAATTCAGAAAAAGTTTAGGCAGGAAGTCCGTTTTGTTTACAGAAATTTCCCCTTAGCAGAATCTCATGAATTTGCTATGCCGGCTGCCGTGGCAAGTGAAGCGGCCGCCTTGCAGGATAAGTTTTGGGAGATGCATGATATCATTTTTGAAAACCAGGATTCTTTGAGTAACGAAGGTTTGTTCAAAATGGCCACCGAAGCCGGTTTGGATATAGAAAAATTCAAAGAAGATATTCAGAAAGAGGAATTGGAACAAAAAGTAGAATCCGATTTTGAAAGCGGGATCCGGAGTGGTGTAAACGGAACACCTTCGTTTTTTGTAAACGGGACAAAATTTGATGGGGACGCGCAGGATCTGTTGGATATGCTTACTGAAAATTCAACAGTAAAATAG
- a CDS encoding redoxin domain-containing protein codes for MLQKGDKAPDFKLFATPDQQFSLSELKGKNVILAFYPADWSPVCSDQMALYNEMLKYFDKYNAAILGISVDSRWCHLAFSDSRKLHFPLLADFEPKGEVSKLYGVYDEENGESSRALFVIDKEGYVAWSYLSPTAINPGADGILDALESITPKN; via the coding sequence ATGTTACAAAAAGGAGATAAAGCACCCGATTTTAAATTGTTTGCCACACCGGATCAGCAGTTTTCTTTAAGCGAACTGAAAGGTAAAAATGTGATACTTGCATTTTATCCTGCCGACTGGAGTCCGGTTTGTTCTGATCAGATGGCACTTTATAATGAAATGCTGAAATATTTTGATAAATATAATGCAGCCATTCTTGGCATTTCGGTAGATAGCAGATGGTGTCACCTGGCTTTTTCAGATTCCAGAAAATTACATTTCCCACTCTTGGCAGACTTTGAGCCCAAAGGCGAAGTCTCAAAATTATATGGTGTTTATGACGAAGAAAACGGAGAAAGCAGCCGGGCCTTGTTTGTGATCGATAAAGAGGGATATGTTGCCTGGAGTTATCTGTCGCCAACAGCCATTAATCCGGGAGCCGATGGAATCCTGGACGCATTAGAATCTATAACCCCAAAAAATTAG
- a CDS encoding hemolysin family protein, which translates to MAILVIILLIILNGYFSLAEIALVSVTDNELSNENFKNNPKAAQVLNLIKNPDEFLSAVQVGITLLGLVEGIYGGNIVAKEMEEWLVGIGVSGFVAHASSLIVGIGLITYLTIVFGELLPKSIALQIPVKISLAIAPSLSLFSKIIYPFIKLLTVSSRYLLSLLPIQSQGTKKYTEKDLRQVLSAAYKQGVLEKQQLWLHQNVITFKNLTAKRIMKPARIVAAVPVSWDRQVLKEFIEKKPYSYFPVFTENENNITGIVNTKIFLLHDDQDWHKTTLDACSIPADMAARDIFNIFKEKRVDFGIVRDPAGKYLGIIAMQDIMEGIFGDMPELEEYSDYFYSKSEKVWISEGFVHLQRIRNTLSLPWLRDYEGAYLSLAELITGETANLKEGEPLILNGVRFQVITGTKQDPEKISITLP; encoded by the coding sequence ATGGCTATCCTTGTTATTATTCTCCTTATCATCTTAAACGGGTATTTTTCTCTCGCAGAAATTGCGCTGGTCTCTGTAACAGACAATGAGTTATCTAATGAAAATTTCAAAAATAATCCCAAAGCCGCGCAGGTACTTAATCTTATAAAAAATCCAGATGAATTTCTAAGCGCCGTCCAGGTTGGCATTACATTGCTTGGGCTGGTTGAGGGAATCTATGGCGGAAATATTGTTGCCAAAGAAATGGAGGAGTGGCTCGTTGGCATTGGTGTGTCAGGTTTTGTAGCACACGCTTCCTCCTTGATTGTTGGTATAGGACTGATCACTTACCTAACCATCGTTTTTGGAGAATTGCTGCCAAAATCAATCGCACTTCAAATTCCGGTGAAAATATCGCTGGCCATTGCACCTTCCCTGAGTTTGTTTTCCAAAATAATATATCCTTTTATCAAGCTGCTGACAGTTAGTTCACGGTATTTGTTATCTCTGTTGCCCATTCAAAGTCAGGGGACTAAAAAATATACGGAAAAGGATTTGAGACAGGTTCTGAGCGCGGCTTACAAACAGGGAGTACTGGAAAAACAGCAATTGTGGCTGCACCAGAATGTGATCACTTTTAAAAATCTGACGGCGAAAAGAATCATGAAACCTGCACGGATTGTAGCGGCTGTGCCTGTAAGCTGGGACAGACAGGTGCTCAAAGAATTTATTGAAAAGAAACCCTATTCCTACTTCCCGGTTTTTACCGAAAATGAAAACAATATTACCGGGATTGTCAATACTAAAATTTTTCTATTGCATGATGATCAGGACTGGCATAAAACAACACTGGATGCCTGCTCCATTCCGGCTGATATGGCGGCGCGGGACATTTTCAATATTTTCAAAGAAAAGCGGGTTGATTTTGGAATTGTCAGGGATCCGGCCGGAAAATATTTGGGCATCATAGCGATGCAGGATATTATGGAGGGGATTTTTGGAGATATGCCAGAACTGGAAGAATACTCGGATTATTTTTATTCGAAGTCAGAAAAGGTATGGATTTCGGAAGGATTTGTTCACTTGCAGCGTATCCGCAATACGCTTTCGCTGCCCTGGCTCAGGGATTATGAAGGAGCATATTTAAGTCTTGCTGAACTGATTACAGGAGAAACGGCAAATTTAAAGGAAGGCGAGCCGCTGATTTTAAACGGAGTGCGCTTTCAGGTCATCACGGGAACAAAGCAAGATCCGGAGAAAATATCCATTACCTTACCCTGA
- a CDS encoding M16 family metallopeptidase, with the protein MNKFSLICFALLAALSASAQDRQPSNIHLTKLSNGLEVLVLEDNSVPLVTVEIAVKNGSFTESPEYNGLSHLYEHMFFKANKDIPSQEKYLERIQELGISFNGTTNTERVNYFFTLGSDEVTEGLQFLNSAIRYPLFLEKEMKNENPVVDGEFQRAESSPFFPLFNKFDHKMWGDLYSRKNVIGDHNIILTCTTEKMKVIKDKYYYPNNSILVVAGNIKNDDILKKVTAIFGDWKAADFDPIQKWPIPEIKPLNPADSLSFVVTSPNARVPALEIAWHGPDTRNDIKNTLVADVFSYILSQKNSKFQKSLVDQGYALNLSINYLTQKYVGPIQLFMIPNPAKFEESFKVLKQQIDQFDSPDYYTDEQIETAKIKLANGEKYSSEVTSEYIHTLTFWWASASLPYYFNYVNEINKITRADLNAYVQKYIKGKPCVKGLLLNAEQQKTLNVKNVDALFN; encoded by the coding sequence ATGAACAAATTTTCCCTGATTTGCTTCGCTCTGCTCGCTGCGTTATCCGCAAGTGCACAGGACAGACAGCCCTCGAACATCCATCTCACCAAATTGTCCAATGGACTGGAAGTCCTGGTACTGGAAGATAATTCAGTTCCGCTTGTGACGGTTGAAATTGCCGTTAAAAACGGATCATTTACAGAATCGCCCGAATATAACGGGCTTTCCCATCTTTATGAGCACATGTTTTTCAAGGCAAATAAAGATATCCCCTCACAGGAAAAATATCTGGAAAGGATCCAGGAACTTGGTATTTCGTTCAACGGGACTACAAATACTGAACGCGTAAATTATTTCTTCACACTCGGCAGCGACGAAGTAACGGAAGGTTTGCAGTTTCTGAACAGTGCGATCCGCTATCCTTTATTTCTTGAAAAGGAAATGAAAAATGAGAATCCCGTAGTTGATGGAGAATTCCAGCGTGCGGAAAGCAGTCCTTTCTTCCCCCTTTTCAACAAGTTTGATCACAAAATGTGGGGAGATTTGTATTCCCGGAAAAACGTGATCGGCGATCACAACATCATTTTGACCTGTACAACAGAAAAGATGAAGGTCATTAAAGACAAATACTATTATCCAAATAATTCGATCCTGGTGGTTGCCGGAAATATCAAAAATGATGATATTTTGAAAAAGGTAACGGCAATTTTCGGAGACTGGAAAGCAGCTGATTTTGATCCCATCCAGAAATGGCCGATTCCTGAAATCAAACCTTTGAATCCTGCCGACTCGCTAAGTTTTGTTGTGACCAGTCCAAATGCCAGGGTTCCGGCACTGGAAATTGCATGGCATGGCCCGGACACCAGAAATGACATAAAAAATACCCTGGTAGCCGATGTATTTTCTTATATACTTTCACAAAAGAACTCCAAATTTCAGAAATCGCTGGTGGATCAGGGTTATGCGCTTAACCTGAGCATCAATTATCTGACTCAGAAATATGTTGGACCAATCCAGCTGTTTATGATCCCGAATCCAGCCAAATTCGAAGAATCTTTTAAGGTTTTGAAACAGCAGATCGACCAGTTTGATTCGCCGGATTATTATACCGACGAACAGATTGAAACGGCAAAAATAAAACTTGCCAACGGAGAAAAATACAGTTCTGAGGTTACCTCGGAATATATTCACACGCTTACTTTCTGGTGGGCTTCGGCTTCTCTGCCCTATTATTTTAATTATGTCAACGAAATCAACAAAATAACCAGAGCAGATTTGAATGCCTATGTACAAAAATACATTAAAGGCAAGCCCTGTGTGAAAGGTTTACTGCTTAATGCGGAGCAGCAAAAAACGTTAAATGTGAAAAATGTAGATGCGCTGTTCAACTAA
- a CDS encoding M16 family metallopeptidase, whose amino-acid sequence MKNILSFSATLCCLILVSSPIFAQNTTKEINFEGLKIIYKKTPKQVITASLFVKGGTANITDAQQGLEVMALNLALDGGTKKMNKDDFAAKADKLGTSFAASGSADYSTMTMTCLKENFGPSWEMFNNAIFEPAMDESEFKVLKDQMIAQAKQRESDPDTYLRKMATEALFGGTDYAKIPEGTPATLETITIADVKNYYQNLLGKKKCYLVVVGNIEEKDLLQNVKNSLAKLPAGQLAKTPTFKSVTTADAIIKDRTLATNYILGTMNAPKYNSVDGPLFDFAIRILYDRYFVELRTKRSLSYAPAASYSKRTIQQPVANLYITTIDPKQSLLVMTDIINSIKKDGFTEKEVKDKKKSFLTRYYMTNESSAAQASQLGFCEASGNWKLFDEINTKISLVKLADLNKAFNKYMTVIDWAYLGKQDQVAKEDFKQLAK is encoded by the coding sequence ATGAAAAATATACTTTCTTTTTCAGCGACGCTTTGTTGTCTGATATTAGTTTCCAGCCCGATTTTCGCGCAAAACACGACAAAAGAAATCAATTTTGAAGGTCTTAAAATAATTTATAAAAAGACACCAAAGCAGGTTATCACGGCTAGTCTTTTTGTTAAAGGCGGTACGGCTAATATTACTGATGCACAGCAGGGTCTGGAAGTAATGGCTTTAAATCTGGCATTGGATGGCGGTACTAAAAAAATGAACAAAGATGATTTTGCGGCCAAAGCGGATAAACTGGGTACCAGTTTTGCAGCCAGCGGCTCAGCTGATTACAGCACGATGACGATGACCTGCCTGAAAGAAAATTTCGGACCAAGCTGGGAAATGTTCAACAATGCAATCTTTGAACCTGCGATGGATGAAAGCGAATTCAAGGTGTTGAAAGACCAGATGATTGCGCAGGCGAAGCAGCGTGAATCTGACCCGGATACTTATCTGAGAAAAATGGCAACCGAAGCTTTATTTGGCGGTACGGATTATGCAAAAATTCCGGAAGGAACGCCTGCTACTTTGGAAACAATTACTATTGCAGATGTTAAAAACTATTACCAAAATCTTCTGGGTAAGAAAAAATGCTATTTGGTGGTTGTAGGAAATATTGAAGAAAAAGATCTGTTGCAGAATGTCAAAAACAGTCTGGCAAAACTTCCTGCCGGACAGCTTGCAAAAACGCCGACTTTCAAAAGTGTTACCACTGCTGACGCAATTATCAAAGACAGAACGCTGGCTACGAATTATATTCTGGGCACAATGAACGCACCTAAATATAATTCAGTTGACGGGCCGCTTTTTGACTTCGCGATCCGTATTCTTTATGATCGTTATTTTGTTGAACTTCGGACCAAAAGAAGTCTTTCCTACGCGCCAGCCGCCAGTTACAGCAAAAGAACCATTCAGCAACCGGTGGCTAATCTATACATTACAACTATTGATCCGAAACAATCACTTTTGGTAATGACAGACATCATCAACAGCATCAAAAAAGACGGTTTTACGGAAAAAGAAGTGAAAGACAAAAAGAAAAGCTTTCTAACCCGGTATTATATGACCAATGAATCAAGCGCGGCACAAGCCTCGCAGCTTGGATTTTGTGAAGCTTCCGGAAACTGGAAGTTGTTTGATGAGATCAATACTAAAATCAGTCTGGTGAAACTGGCTGATCTGAATAAGGCATTTAATAAGTATATGACAGTTATTGACTGGGCTTATCTGGGCAAACAGGATCAGGTGGCCAAAGAGGATTTCAAACAGCTGGCCAAATAA
- a CDS encoding alpha/beta fold hydrolase: MRKISTLLFLVLSISLTQGQTLYSKAFGSSKDKPVIFLHGGPGNSSVYFEATTAQKLADKGFYVIIYDRRGEGRSKDADAKMNFSEYFEDLNGLYKKYGLQKATLIGFSFGGLITAQFAEKFPEKVKSIVLVSALVSQQESYNTILRTTKAIYEKNGDKANLQDLALIEKMDKNSLEYRTACFKHASLNGYFKLKNPNQEAREMYASYETDPLIKAYIKNEQAVPTFWKNENLKNIDVSASLKNVRNKNIPIYALYGRQDGIFSEKQMSDLRNMIGNDHVKYIDNSSHTLFIDQQAVFLSSVKNWIK; encoded by the coding sequence ATGAGAAAAATCAGTACGCTTCTATTTTTAGTTTTAAGCATTTCACTTACCCAAGGACAGACACTTTATTCGAAAGCGTTTGGCAGCAGCAAAGACAAACCCGTTATTTTTCTCCATGGTGGTCCGGGAAATAGCTCAGTATATTTTGAGGCTACTACGGCACAAAAACTTGCAGACAAAGGATTCTACGTCATCATTTATGACAGACGCGGCGAAGGACGTTCCAAAGATGCAGATGCAAAAATGAATTTCAGTGAATACTTCGAAGATTTGAACGGCCTTTACAAAAAGTACGGATTACAAAAAGCCACTTTGATTGGATTCAGTTTTGGAGGTTTGATAACAGCTCAGTTTGCTGAGAAATTTCCGGAAAAAGTAAAATCAATTGTGCTTGTCAGTGCACTGGTATCACAGCAGGAATCATACAATACCATATTGAGAACTACCAAAGCCATTTATGAGAAAAACGGCGATAAAGCAAATTTGCAAGATCTTGCGCTGATTGAAAAAATGGATAAAAATTCACTTGAATACAGGACAGCATGTTTTAAACACGCTTCGCTGAACGGTTATTTCAAACTAAAAAACCCAAACCAGGAAGCCAGGGAAATGTATGCAAGCTATGAAACGGATCCATTGATCAAAGCATATATTAAAAACGAACAAGCGGTGCCGACTTTCTGGAAAAATGAAAATTTGAAAAATATCGACGTCAGTGCGAGTCTTAAAAATGTCAGGAATAAAAACATTCCCATTTATGCACTCTATGGACGGCAGGATGGAATTTTTAGCGAAAAACAAATGAGCGACCTAAGAAACATGATTGGCAATGATCATGTCAAATATATTGACAACAGTTCCCATACCCTGTTTATCGACCAGCAAGCAGTGTTCCTGTCTTCCGTAAAAAATTGGATTAAATAA
- a CDS encoding RidA family protein, giving the protein MKIFILLCLLIASASTVFAQQPDVEKKLKELGLQLPPNQKPLANYVKAVRSGNLVFLSGQGPSTLDGKLIAGKVGKDLTTEQGYDAAKLTGLSLLSSLKEEIGDLNKVKRIVKVLGMVNCPENFTDHPKVINGFSDLMVAIFGEKGKHARSAVGMNSLPFNIPVEIEMVVEIEN; this is encoded by the coding sequence ATGAAAATCTTTATTCTACTTTGTTTGTTGATTGCCAGCGCTTCCACGGTTTTTGCGCAACAGCCTGATGTTGAAAAAAAGCTTAAAGAACTGGGTTTGCAGCTGCCTCCCAATCAGAAACCACTTGCCAATTATGTCAAAGCTGTACGCTCCGGAAATCTTGTTTTTCTATCCGGCCAGGGTCCGTCAACACTGGATGGCAAATTGATCGCCGGAAAAGTTGGAAAAGATCTTACTACTGAGCAGGGATATGATGCCGCAAAATTAACCGGATTGAGCCTTCTTTCTTCTTTGAAAGAGGAAATCGGTGATCTTAATAAAGTAAAACGCATTGTCAAAGTGCTGGGAATGGTAAACTGTCCCGAAAACTTTACAGACCATCCAAAAGTGATCAATGGATTTTCTGATCTGATGGTCGCTATTTTTGGAGAAAAAGGAAAACATGCCCGTTCGGCAGTAGGCATGAATTCCCTTCCCTTTAATATTCCTGTAGAGATTGAAATGGTGGTAGAAATTGAAAATTAA